A portion of the Coffea eugenioides isolate CCC68of unplaced genomic scaffold, Ceug_1.0 ScVebR1_3403;HRSCAF=4609, whole genome shotgun sequence genome contains these proteins:
- the LOC113757893 gene encoding beta-D-glucosyl crocetin beta-1,6-glucosyltransferase-like, with the protein MKFLNGKDESSVIYLSFGSEYYLSKEEREEIAHGLELSNANFIWVLRFPVGDSIALEEALPEGFLERVKERGIVVDGWAPQAKILEHPSTGGFLSHCGWGSVTESMYFGVPLLALPMFYDQFLQARLAEDIGVGIEILRGENGQTNREEVAKAIKMVALENEVGELLREKARELSNN; encoded by the coding sequence ATGAAGTTTCTGAATGGTAAAGATGAATCATCAGTGATTTATCTTTCTTTTGGGAGCGAATACTACTTGTCGAAGGAAGAAAGGGAAGAGATAGCACATGGGTTGGAGCTGAGCAATGCTAACTTCATATGGGTACTTAGGTTTCCTGTGGGAGATTCTATTGCCCTAGAAGAAGCTTTACCCGAAGGGTTTCTGGAGAGGGTGAAAGAGAGAGGGATAGTGGTGGATGGATGGGCACCACAGGCTAAAATTCTTGAGCATCCAAGTACTGGTGGTTTCTTGAGTCATTGTGGATGGGGTTCTGTGACAGAAAGCATGTATTTTGGGGTTCCATTGTTAGCTTTGCCCATGTTCTATGACCAGTTTCTTCAAGCTAGACTTGCAGAAGATATTGGTGTCGGTATTGAGATTCTGAGAGGTGAAAACGGGCAGACAAATAGGGAAGAGGTGGCTAAAGCCATAAAAATGGTTGCTTTGGAGAATGAAGTGGGAGAATTATTGAGAGAAAAAGCTAGAGAGTTGAGTAACAACTAA
- the LOC113757889 gene encoding protein NIM1-INTERACTING 2 — MEVEKRKRFDEEAVNGKKVKGSRKEADGGEKAAAAAVGLKMDEADGGDDDGEVEEFYAILRRIQVAVKYFEKSNGGSKKNSTAAVAWSPNFEREDFEVVNGVNSQERVEDNVGLDLNADPDPDNVSVTKNHRLVACSICHMSDPVSEVGASHVPTRTIGLG; from the exons ATGGAGGTGGAAAAGAGAAAGCGGTTTGATGAAGAAGCAGTTAATGGGAAAAAGGTGAAGGGTTCGAGGAAGGAAGCTGACGGAGGAGAGAAGGCGGCAGCGGCTGCAGTGGGGTTGAAGATGGACGAGGCTGATGGTGGCGACGATGATGGAGAGGTGGAGGAGTTCTATGCTATATTAAGGAGAATCCAGGTGGCAGTTAAGTATTTCGAGAAAAGTAACGGCGGGAGCAAGAAGAACTCGACGGCGGCTGTCGCCTGGAGTCCTAACTTTGAACGGGAAGATTTTGAGGTGGTTAACGGGGTTAATAGTCAAGAAAGAGTGGAAGACAATGTGGGCTTGGATCTTAATGCCGACCCTGACCCT GATAATGTGTCGGTCACAAAGAATCATAGACTTGTGGCATGTAGTATCTGTCACATGTCAGATCCAGTGTCAGAGGTGGGCGCGAGTCACGTGCCCACGAGAACGATTGGGTTGGGTTGA
- the LOC113757891 gene encoding beta-D-glucosyl crocetin beta-1,6-glucosyltransferase-like: protein MEGTERESNAHTFRVLMFPWLAHGHISPFIELSKRLSKSNFQVYLCSTEINLNFIKQSRKFDENSSHHSIELVQLDLPDLPELPPHYHTTKNLPPHLQSTLRRALYMAKTNFQNILNTLKPDLLVYDGFQPWASELAALNHIPSVLFLVVGAVNLSSVYHSLRCRVSGANETYPFPAIFYRDYEIKKILAKLQESKAKEGDEFDVFKSIELSSDIVLVKSWREIEGKYIDHLSSSCGKKLIAVGPLSNPEGDSKEADSYSHIIEFLNSKDEASLVYVSFGSEYFLSKEEREEIAIGLELSNANFIWVVRFPVGHAIGLEEALPEGFLERVKGRGTVVNGWAPQAKILGHRSTGGFVSHCGWGSVIESIYYGVPLLALPMHLDQPLHARLAVEIGVGIEILKDADGQIKREDFARVINEVVVKKKEGQLQRQKAMELSKKLREEGEEELHEAIEKLRSLCSKNK from the coding sequence ATGGAGGGCACGGAAAGAGAATCTAATGCTCATACATTCAGAGTTTTAATGTTCCCATGGCTAGCTCATGGTCACATCTCTCCCTTCATAGAACTATCCAAGAGACTCAGCAAAAGCAACTTCCAAGTATACTTATGTTCTACTGAGATCAACCTGAATTTCATCAAGCAAAGTAGAAAGTTTGATGAGAACTCATCTCATCATTCAATAGAATTAGTACAACTTGATTTGCCGGATTTGCCTGAACTCCCTCCACACTATCATACCACCAAAAACCTCCCACCCCATCTCCAATCAACCCTCAGGCGTGCACTTTATATGGCAAAAACCAACTTTCAAAACATCCTCAACACTTTGAAACCTGATTTGCTAGTCTACGATGGTTTCCAACCATGGGCCTCAGAGCTAGCTGCACTGAATCATATCCCTTCTGTTCTTTTCCTAGTTGTGGGAGCGGTGAACTTGTCTTCCGTTTATCATAGCCTTAGATGCAGAGTCTCTGGTGCAAATGAGACTTACCCTTTCCCTGCAATTTTTTACAGGGACTATGAGATAAAGAAGATATTAGCCAAGCTACAAGAATCCAAAGCAAAAGAAGGTGACGAATTTGATGTTTTTAAGAGCATTGAACTATCTTCTGATATTGTTTTGGTGAAAAGCTGGAGAGAAATTGAGGGGAAATATATTGATCACTTATCTTCCTCTTGCGGGAAGAAACTGATTGCTGTAGGACCTCTTAGTAATCCAGAAGGCGACAGCAAGGAGGCGGACAGCTACTCCCATATCATTGAATTTCTGAATAGTAAAGATGAAGCATCACTggtttatgtttcttttgggAGCGAATATTTCCTGTCGAAGGAAGAAAGGGAAGAGATAGCAATAGGGCTGGAGCTGAGCAATGCCAACTTCATATGGGTGGTTAGATTTCCAGTTGGACATGCCATTGGCCTTGAAGAAGCTTTACCAGAAGGGTTTCTTGAGAGGGTGAAAGGAAGAGGGACAGTGGTGAATGGATGGGCACCACAGGCTAAAATTCTTGGGCATCGAAGCACGGGTGGCTTTGTGAGTCACTGTGGATGGGGATCTGTGATCGAAAGCATATATTATGGGGTTCCATTGTTGGCCTTGCCCATGCATCTTGATCAGCCCCTTCATGCAAGACTTGCAGTAGAGATTGGTGTTGGTATTGAGATTCTCAAGGATGCAGATGGACAGATAAAGAGGGAAGATTTTGCTAGAGTCATAAACGAGGTGGTTGTCAAGAAGAAAGAGGGACAACTACAGAGACAAAAAGCTATGGAATTGAGTAAAAAGTTGCGAGAAGAAGGTGAAGAAGAGTTGCATGAAGCAATAGAGAAGCTCAGGTCATTGTGCAGCAAAAACAAGTAA